In Agrobacterium sp. RAC06, a single window of DNA contains:
- a CDS encoding ABC transporter permease — MWRYVLERLAGLVVVVFFVLTIAFVIVRLAPGDPAALLLGPDATAADAASLRERLGLDRPIFIQYLSFLAGVVTGDLGQSIFFNQPVTQVLAERAEPTVFLALFSLLFAVMIAAPIGIYAAYRRGSLLDQGAVSLAMLAASIPSFWTGLLFQRYLATDLGWFPSSGYGGPDAVFLERMQHLLLPSLVLGIVNSALILRFTRASMLDVLGEDYIRTARSKGMGERRVILRHALKNAAIPIVTVVGLTFALLVSGAVVTERVFNLPGMGNLVVNSVLRRDYPVIQGTLIVVATLYVVINLVVDLLYAVIDRRVKY, encoded by the coding sequence ATGTGGCGGTATGTCCTCGAACGGCTAGCCGGTCTGGTCGTTGTCGTCTTCTTTGTTCTGACGATCGCTTTCGTGATTGTCAGGCTCGCACCCGGTGATCCAGCAGCGCTTCTGCTTGGGCCTGATGCGACAGCCGCTGATGCCGCATCATTGCGAGAACGTCTGGGATTGGACCGCCCGATCTTCATCCAGTATCTGTCCTTTCTCGCAGGTGTTGTGACGGGCGATCTTGGACAATCGATCTTTTTCAACCAGCCGGTTACCCAAGTTCTGGCCGAACGGGCGGAGCCGACTGTGTTCCTTGCACTCTTTTCGCTCCTCTTTGCAGTCATGATTGCCGCACCGATTGGGATCTATGCCGCCTACCGGCGCGGATCACTACTGGATCAGGGCGCTGTTTCACTGGCGATGCTTGCGGCCTCCATTCCCTCCTTTTGGACTGGCCTCTTGTTCCAGCGCTATCTCGCCACGGATTTGGGATGGTTTCCATCGTCCGGCTACGGTGGTCCGGATGCTGTTTTTCTGGAGCGGATGCAGCATCTCCTTTTGCCCTCCTTGGTCCTCGGAATTGTGAATTCTGCGCTGATCCTCCGTTTCACACGCGCCTCCATGCTGGATGTGCTGGGCGAGGACTACATCCGGACTGCGCGGTCCAAGGGTATGGGGGAGCGCCGCGTCATCCTGCGCCACGCGCTGAAGAACGCGGCTATTCCCATCGTCACTGTCGTTGGTCTTACCTTCGCCTTGCTGGTGTCGGGTGCAGTGGTAACCGAGCGAGTATTCAACTTACCCGGTATGGGAAATCTTGTCGTGAACTCAGTGCTGAGGCGCGATTATCCTGTCATCCAAGGCACGCTGATTGTGGTTGCTACACTTTATGTCGTCATCAACCTTGTCGTCGATCTGCTCTACGCCGTTATCGACCGGCGTGTGAAATATTGA
- a CDS encoding aminotransferase class V-fold PLP-dependent enzyme encodes MPLQHTIQDNSDWAWHDANRLSRVINVNGTMTSLGASRAHPEVAHATAQAMGHFLRIHEMQARASETISALTGAEAGCLTASASAGITLAVAGCMTGLDPVRAEALPRNPGPRSEILVQAGHLCGYGAPVSTAIELAGATVKSIGQSTLAMDHQLRGGVSPMTAAGLYVVSHHVVHYGQIPFARFVEICHSAGIPVIVDAASEYDLQGFIAAGADLAVYSAHKFMGGPTAGIIAGRRDLVRAAYLQNIGIGRGMKIGKESMAGAICAMEMWMARDHAAARSAERSALEMWMSQFAGIPGILPRIVSDPTGNPLDRLQIDVDAEVAGSTAAAIALHLGRLDPAIVVRNHEVELGYFQLDPCNLAPGEAEIVGRTLREVLLSASSIPHSADDADDARNGGVAAYMSWLS; translated from the coding sequence ATGCCGCTTCAACATACAATTCAAGACAATTCCGACTGGGCGTGGCACGACGCAAACAGATTGAGCCGCGTTATCAACGTGAACGGTACCATGACATCGCTTGGTGCCAGTCGCGCGCATCCCGAGGTTGCTCATGCGACGGCTCAAGCCATGGGTCACTTTCTGCGCATTCACGAGATGCAGGCAAGGGCCAGTGAAACCATTTCCGCTCTCACGGGGGCAGAAGCTGGCTGTCTAACCGCGTCAGCAAGTGCGGGCATCACGTTGGCAGTAGCAGGATGCATGACCGGACTTGACCCAGTTCGCGCAGAGGCCTTGCCCCGTAACCCTGGTCCCAGATCGGAAATCTTGGTTCAGGCCGGGCATCTCTGCGGCTATGGTGCCCCGGTGTCTACGGCCATTGAACTCGCCGGAGCAACAGTCAAAAGCATCGGGCAGTCAACCTTGGCCATGGACCATCAATTGCGTGGTGGCGTCAGCCCAATGACGGCTGCGGGACTTTATGTCGTATCCCACCATGTGGTTCACTATGGCCAGATCCCATTCGCCCGATTTGTTGAAATCTGTCATTCCGCAGGGATACCGGTGATTGTTGATGCGGCGTCCGAGTATGACCTGCAGGGTTTCATCGCTGCTGGGGCCGATCTTGCAGTCTATTCTGCTCACAAATTCATGGGCGGCCCGACCGCCGGCATCATTGCTGGCCGTCGCGATCTCGTGCGTGCAGCATACCTTCAAAACATCGGTATTGGCCGCGGTATGAAGATTGGCAAGGAAAGCATGGCAGGTGCCATTTGCGCGATGGAGATGTGGATGGCTCGTGACCACGCCGCTGCTCGCTCCGCTGAACGTTCTGCGCTGGAGATGTGGATGTCTCAGTTTGCCGGCATCCCCGGCATACTGCCTCGCATTGTGTCCGATCCAACCGGCAATCCGCTTGACCGGCTACAGATCGACGTGGATGCGGAAGTCGCGGGCTCGACTGCAGCTGCGATCGCGCTCCATTTAGGCCGCCTGGATCCAGCGATTGTCGTACGCAATCATGAAGTGGAGTTGGGCTACTTCCAGCTTGATCCCTGCAATCTGGCCCCTGGTGAAGCGGAAATCGTGGGCCGAACTCTTCGTGAAGTTCTATTGTCTGCCTCTTCAATTCCACACTCCGCCGATGATGCCGACGATGCACGCAACGGAGGGGTAGCTGCATACATGAGTTGGCTATCTTGA
- a CDS encoding ABC transporter permease, with amino-acid sequence MAGSSIATTPGFTRLLFARRSVLVAFLLFLTVVALCLLAPMISPADPMKMSVRARLTPPSEVFLLGADAYGRDVLSRLLHAGQTSLLIGLGVAILSTLIGVTLGLLAGFVRPLDTALSRLVDAMMAFPDILLAIALVSIFGGSVFNVMLALSIVYAPRFARISRASTLVIRELPFVEAARSLGSSSGYIIRNHVLRNIVSPVIVQATFIFAYAMLAEAGLSFLGVGVDPSIPTWGTMINEGRQYIDAAAFLILFPGLAISISVLSLQITGDGLRDALDPKISKEL; translated from the coding sequence ATGGCAGGCAGCAGTATCGCCACCACACCCGGCTTCACTCGGCTTCTATTCGCGCGACGCAGCGTTCTTGTCGCATTCCTTTTGTTCCTGACAGTCGTCGCCTTGTGTCTCTTGGCGCCAATGATTTCCCCTGCAGATCCAATGAAGATGTCAGTCCGGGCGCGATTGACCCCGCCATCAGAAGTCTTTCTTCTGGGCGCTGATGCCTACGGTCGCGATGTGTTGTCACGCTTGTTGCATGCGGGGCAGACCTCACTTCTGATCGGACTCGGGGTGGCAATCCTGTCAACTTTGATCGGCGTTACGCTGGGGCTGTTGGCCGGCTTTGTGAGGCCACTGGATACCGCGCTGTCCAGGCTCGTCGATGCCATGATGGCCTTCCCGGACATCCTGCTTGCAATCGCGCTCGTGTCTATCTTCGGCGGGTCAGTCTTCAATGTGATGCTTGCGCTGTCCATCGTCTATGCGCCGCGGTTCGCACGCATCAGCCGCGCATCGACCTTGGTTATCCGTGAACTGCCGTTTGTGGAGGCAGCACGGTCGCTTGGTTCAAGCTCCGGCTACATCATCCGCAATCATGTACTGCGCAATATCGTCTCACCGGTCATTGTACAGGCTACCTTCATATTCGCGTACGCGATGCTGGCAGAAGCGGGATTGTCGTTCCTTGGTGTCGGGGTTGACCCGTCGATTCCGACCTGGGGCACGATGATCAATGAGGGACGGCAATACATCGATGCGGCTGCCTTCCTGATCCTGTTCCCCGGCCTCGCCATTTCGATCTCTGTCTTGTCACTTCAGATCACCGGCGACGGGTTGCGTGACGCGCTTGACCCCAAAATTTCCAAGGAGCTTTAA
- a CDS encoding ABC transporter ATP-binding protein, producing the protein MSDAFLRLRGLSKSFPTVRGQVHAVTDVNLDIPRGSITGLVGESGSGKTTLGRALLRLTEPTAGQTFLEGTDINTLDARAMRGLRKRMQLIFQDPVSSLNPRLKVGQIVAEGLIAHRLGTASERRAKVADLLCEVGLSPEAADRYPHEFSGGQRQRIGIARALALDPEFIVADECVSALDVSIQAQVLNLLMELRERRGLTMLFIAHDLSVVEYLCDQIAVMYLGRVVEVGPAAQVYHEPRHPYTRALISAIPSPDPGHRKAREILPGDIPSPLDPPSGCVFRTRCRLAEPDCAIAFPAPVLVGNKHTAHCIKTKDIA; encoded by the coding sequence ATGTCTGATGCCTTTCTCCGTCTGCGCGGTCTGAGCAAGAGCTTTCCGACAGTCCGGGGCCAAGTTCATGCGGTCACGGATGTCAATCTGGATATTCCACGCGGCTCTATCACCGGATTGGTTGGGGAGAGCGGCTCAGGCAAGACCACACTTGGTCGAGCTCTTTTGCGCCTCACCGAGCCCACCGCCGGACAGACCTTCTTGGAAGGCACAGACATCAACACGCTTGATGCAAGGGCCATGCGCGGACTTCGCAAGCGAATGCAACTTATCTTCCAGGATCCTGTTTCCTCGCTCAATCCCCGGCTCAAGGTAGGACAAATTGTAGCTGAAGGACTGATCGCCCATCGATTGGGCACAGCTTCCGAACGGCGCGCCAAGGTGGCTGATCTTCTCTGCGAAGTTGGACTTTCACCCGAAGCCGCCGATCGCTATCCTCATGAGTTTTCAGGAGGTCAGCGTCAGCGTATCGGCATCGCTCGTGCACTCGCTTTGGACCCTGAGTTCATTGTGGCGGACGAGTGCGTATCGGCACTTGATGTGTCTATCCAGGCGCAGGTGCTGAACCTGCTGATGGAGCTACGTGAACGGCGCGGCCTCACTATGTTGTTCATCGCCCATGACCTGTCTGTAGTGGAATACCTTTGTGACCAGATCGCGGTGATGTATCTCGGGCGGGTCGTTGAGGTGGGGCCGGCAGCGCAGGTTTATCACGAACCTCGACATCCCTATACCCGCGCCTTGATTTCGGCCATCCCAAGCCCTGATCCCGGCCACAGAAAAGCCCGCGAAATTCTGCCCGGTGATATCCCCAGTCCGCTAGATCCACCGTCAGGCTGCGTGTTTCGCACACGGTGCAGACTTGCAGAACCCGACTGCGCCATTGCTTTCCCGGCCCCTGTTCTGGTCGGGAATAAGCACACCGCGCACTGCATCAAGACGAAGGACATTGCATGA
- a CDS encoding ABC transporter substrate-binding protein, producing the protein MRTLKFIAATTLLVGTAISSPAVSQTKLDIAIIGEPQSLDPMMSTQDVVSIVTQHFIETLYTFDSNWNIAPLLAEALPEISNEGKTYRIKLRDGIIFHDASGMDSADVVASLERWKAQSTRGKGVAERIAAITAIDPLTVEISLTEPYAPLLSLLAFSNSAAAVYPQEVLGETLSAIVGTGPYRVVEHKPDQYIQLARFDGYKPRSEPADGTAGARAALADELRFVPVPDANTRVEGLLSGQFDYADGLPVEAYDRIATSNAAEPVLLDGFGWPVWAVNHKAGLLTDRDIRKALQAALPFEDMMFAAFGDDKFFATEASMYPEGWPWSVSNGTELYNVNDPAKAGEFLKAAGYDGTPLRILTSRQYEFHFKMAEVAKVALEAAGFTVQMDVVDWATLGQQRNDPTAWDIYITHSPFLPEPALTDLYFATSRLGWANAEKDAVLAAFTAETDPTKRLELFGKLQGHLMEDVGFIKTGSFAALQGQRKGLTGVNLSPWPSFWNAAKP; encoded by the coding sequence GTGCGAACACTCAAGTTTATCGCGGCTACTACGCTGTTGGTGGGGACAGCCATATCAAGTCCAGCCGTTTCTCAAACCAAGCTCGACATTGCCATCATTGGTGAACCGCAGTCACTCGATCCGATGATGTCCACCCAAGACGTGGTCAGCATTGTTACGCAGCACTTTATCGAGACGCTTTACACATTCGACAGCAACTGGAACATCGCTCCACTCCTCGCTGAAGCACTGCCGGAAATCTCGAACGAGGGAAAAACCTATCGGATCAAGCTTCGCGATGGCATCATCTTCCATGACGCATCTGGGATGGATAGCGCCGATGTGGTTGCCTCTTTGGAGCGTTGGAAGGCCCAATCGACCCGAGGCAAGGGGGTGGCAGAACGTATCGCGGCGATCACGGCTATCGACCCATTGACCGTTGAGATTTCGCTAACGGAACCTTATGCGCCTCTTCTGTCGTTGTTGGCATTTTCGAATTCTGCTGCCGCCGTCTACCCCCAGGAAGTTCTTGGCGAGACACTGAGTGCCATCGTCGGGACAGGGCCCTACCGCGTTGTCGAGCATAAGCCTGATCAATACATCCAACTGGCTCGGTTTGATGGCTACAAGCCACGCAGCGAGCCTGCCGACGGTACGGCGGGTGCCAGAGCCGCTTTGGCCGATGAACTCCGCTTCGTACCTGTTCCTGATGCCAACACCCGTGTCGAGGGGTTGTTGTCGGGTCAATTCGACTATGCCGACGGACTTCCCGTCGAAGCCTACGACCGAATTGCCACGAGTAACGCGGCGGAGCCTGTTTTGCTTGATGGCTTCGGCTGGCCTGTCTGGGCAGTCAATCACAAGGCGGGCTTGCTGACTGACCGCGACATCCGGAAGGCTTTGCAAGCGGCTTTGCCTTTCGAAGACATGATGTTTGCGGCTTTCGGTGACGACAAGTTCTTTGCCACCGAGGCGTCCATGTATCCTGAAGGTTGGCCTTGGTCAGTTTCGAACGGTACGGAGCTCTACAATGTCAATGATCCAGCGAAAGCCGGCGAATTTCTGAAGGCTGCTGGCTATGACGGAACCCCTCTGCGCATCCTGACTTCACGCCAATACGAGTTCCATTTTAAAATGGCGGAAGTTGCCAAGGTCGCACTGGAGGCAGCCGGTTTTACCGTGCAGATGGATGTGGTTGACTGGGCCACTCTCGGGCAGCAGCGTAATGACCCGACAGCGTGGGACATCTACATCACGCATTCGCCGTTTCTCCCCGAACCAGCGCTGACCGATCTTTACTTCGCTACGTCCCGGCTCGGCTGGGCGAATGCGGAGAAAGATGCCGTCCTTGCCGCCTTTACTGCGGAAACCGATCCGACCAAGAGGTTGGAGCTTTTCGGAAAGCTGCAAGGGCATCTGATGGAGGATGTCGGTTTCATCAAGACTGGCAGCTTCGCCGCCCTGCAAGGTCAACGGAAGGGTCTCACGGGCGTCAATCTCTCGCCTTGGCCCTCCTTCTGGAATGCCGCCAAACCCTAA
- a CDS encoding RidA family protein yields the protein MNVEQTQPTPEARLKSLGLLLPQAAPAPIGAFRNLRIDRGTVYVSGQGPVRPDGTLIRGRVGDEITAQDATDHARLIGLNMLAVLRDEFGTLDRIAGVVKLVGFVNAVPGFERHPEVIDGASRLMHDVFGEGGIHARSSLGVASLPNNIPVEIEGIFELKP from the coding sequence ATGAACGTGGAACAGACCCAGCCAACCCCAGAGGCGCGACTGAAATCGCTGGGGCTGCTGCTGCCCCAGGCCGCTCCGGCACCAATTGGTGCTTTTCGCAATCTGCGTATCGACCGTGGGACAGTTTACGTGTCGGGCCAAGGCCCGGTGCGACCAGACGGTACTTTGATAAGAGGGCGAGTTGGTGACGAGATCACAGCACAAGACGCAACTGACCATGCCCGTCTCATCGGACTAAATATGCTCGCTGTGCTACGCGATGAATTCGGCACGCTCGACCGCATTGCCGGTGTGGTAAAGCTGGTCGGGTTCGTTAATGCCGTCCCCGGCTTCGAACGACATCCAGAAGTGATCGATGGCGCATCTCGTCTGATGCATGATGTCTTTGGCGAAGGCGGTATCCATGCGCGGTCGTCGCTGGGCGTCGCATCGCTGCCGAACAATATTCCTGTCGAGATCGAAGGCATCTTCGAGCTTAAGCCCTGA
- a CDS encoding ROK family transcriptional regulator: protein MQSIIHCGPISRASISKQTGLSKQTVSELVRILEEEGWVSETGRTSGHVGRTATTYELIPDSAFMAAVDLGGTKLRVAIVDLAGSIVAEVVAPTHPDGGRAVAVQIGELVEAAVMQGNVDRTRVRQTVVGCPGVPDQATGYVRFAPNIAGIDSFDFRGAVSKETGTQVMLENDVNLAVLGEQWLGAGRGIDHLAFIALGTGIGAGLIVNGNLLRGASGAAGELGYLPFGADPFEAESLRVGAFERVTATQSIRSAYQSATGRAIEVPAIFSAAAEGDAAAQVVLDGVARQLARAVATLGAVIAPEVVILGGSIGARPEIIAATEAELARCFPFPIRVVPSLLGNHAALSGAVAIGLTELHTALFAQSAPGAVVTLPAPKPGLIPRAAE from the coding sequence ATGCAGTCGATCATCCATTGCGGACCAATCTCGCGCGCTTCGATCTCGAAACAGACCGGGCTTTCAAAGCAAACGGTCTCGGAACTCGTGCGCATCCTCGAAGAGGAAGGCTGGGTCAGCGAAACGGGCCGGACTTCTGGCCACGTCGGTCGTACGGCCACGACCTATGAACTGATCCCAGACAGTGCTTTCATGGCTGCCGTCGATCTGGGTGGCACAAAACTTCGTGTGGCCATCGTTGATCTGGCCGGTTCTATCGTCGCAGAAGTTGTCGCTCCGACCCATCCCGATGGTGGCCGGGCCGTTGCGGTCCAAATAGGTGAGCTGGTCGAGGCCGCGGTCATGCAAGGCAATGTCGACCGGACGCGGGTTCGGCAGACGGTTGTCGGTTGTCCGGGTGTCCCGGATCAGGCCACTGGATATGTGCGCTTCGCGCCAAACATTGCAGGAATCGATAGTTTTGATTTCCGGGGTGCCGTGTCTAAGGAAACCGGCACGCAAGTCATGCTGGAGAATGACGTCAACCTTGCCGTTCTGGGCGAGCAATGGCTTGGGGCAGGGCGCGGGATCGACCATCTCGCTTTCATTGCCCTGGGAACCGGCATTGGTGCAGGCCTGATCGTGAATGGTAACTTGTTGCGTGGGGCGTCCGGCGCAGCAGGGGAACTTGGCTATTTGCCCTTTGGCGCCGATCCGTTCGAGGCCGAGTCACTGCGGGTTGGTGCTTTTGAACGAGTGACAGCCACTCAGAGTATCCGTTCGGCTTATCAGTCGGCGACTGGGCGCGCCATCGAAGTGCCAGCGATATTCTCAGCTGCCGCAGAAGGCGATGCAGCAGCACAGGTTGTCCTTGACGGCGTAGCCCGGCAGCTTGCCCGCGCGGTGGCCACACTAGGCGCTGTGATCGCGCCCGAGGTCGTTATCCTTGGTGGCTCGATTGGCGCGCGCCCGGAGATCATCGCGGCGACCGAAGCCGAGCTGGCGCGATGTTTTCCCTTCCCAATCCGTGTCGTTCCAAGCCTGCTTGGAAACCACGCTGCTCTCAGCGGTGCCGTGGCGATCGGCCTTACCGAACTGCATACGGCGCTCTTTGCTCAGTCCGCCCCGGGTGCAGTCGTAACGCTCCCGGCGCCTAAGCCTGGCTTGATCCCGAGGGCAGCAGAATGA
- a CDS encoding ABC transporter ATP-binding protein translates to MTTLLSVENLSVGFKGHGGTVTALRNVSFKVATGKTLALVGESGSGKSVSSLAIMGLLASNARILGGNIRFSARDGHDIDLLNAKPGLRRSLRGADMAMIFQEPMSSLNPLFTVGDQIGEMVLVHEGLDLPARRRRVIEMLELVEIPAASTRLDQYPHEMSGGMRQRVMIALALICRPRLLIADEPTTALDVTVQAQILDLMRRLQTEMGMSILFITHDLGVVAEIADNVAVMYAGSIVEAGDVGPLFDMPAHPYTRGLMASIPRPGRKPGTKLVPIPGVVPALSALPSGCAFAPRCGLADADCSAPVSLRNLDLGTQVACHHPQLREQAHV, encoded by the coding sequence ATGACTACCCTGCTGTCTGTGGAAAACCTCAGTGTTGGCTTCAAAGGACATGGCGGGACAGTCACCGCCTTACGGAATGTGTCGTTCAAGGTGGCTACCGGCAAAACTCTTGCTCTTGTTGGCGAAAGCGGATCGGGCAAGTCGGTATCATCGCTCGCCATCATGGGGCTTCTCGCATCGAACGCTCGGATCCTTGGTGGCAATATTCGTTTTTCGGCGCGAGACGGTCACGACATCGACTTGCTGAATGCAAAGCCGGGGCTGCGCCGTAGCCTTCGCGGCGCGGATATGGCGATGATCTTCCAAGAGCCCATGTCCTCGCTCAATCCGCTTTTCACAGTGGGTGACCAAATCGGTGAAATGGTGCTTGTCCACGAAGGGCTCGATCTCCCCGCTCGTCGTCGTCGCGTAATCGAGATGCTGGAGCTGGTGGAAATTCCGGCAGCCTCCACTCGGCTGGACCAGTATCCTCACGAGATGTCCGGGGGAATGCGCCAGCGCGTGATGATTGCGCTGGCGCTGATCTGTCGTCCACGTCTGCTAATCGCTGACGAACCGACCACCGCCTTAGACGTAACCGTGCAGGCGCAGATCCTGGATCTGATGCGGCGTTTGCAAACGGAAATGGGCATGTCGATCCTGTTTATAACCCACGATCTGGGCGTTGTAGCGGAAATCGCCGACAATGTGGCCGTGATGTATGCCGGCTCGATTGTAGAGGCAGGTGATGTCGGACCGTTATTCGATATGCCAGCTCACCCATATACGCGTGGTCTGATGGCCTCGATTCCTCGCCCAGGTCGAAAACCGGGTACGAAGCTAGTCCCAATTCCTGGTGTCGTCCCAGCGTTGTCCGCTCTTCCATCGGGCTGTGCCTTCGCACCGCGATGCGGCCTTGCAGATGCTGATTGTTCTGCGCCTGTCAGTCTGCGTAACCTCGACTTGGGTACTCAGGTCGCCTGCCATCATCCACAACTGAGGGAGCAGGCTCATGTCTGA
- a CDS encoding amidohydrolase/deacetylase family metallohydrolase — protein MALTLTNFCSVAMPQAQAIYVGDDGRLLDGPAHGAQAIDCGGQFLSPGWCDLHVHVWHGGTDISVRAEQAGRAYGVTAMADAGSAGEANFLGLREYIIDPAAETIRAFLNIGSIGLVACNRVSELIDMRSIDVDRTLAVIEANRDVICGVKVRASGVIVGAWGITPAKIAKRIAEMSNLPLMVHVGEPPPLIDEIFDILTPGDIVTHCFNGKKAGSIRDTAAIFQQALRLSDQGVRMDIGHGQASFCFATARSAIGDGLKPWSISTDLHLRNIDDAVKDLATTASKLMAVGLSFEDTITAITSHPRETMGLKPVPEVGHRADFTLFRVNETAHDVVDSLGNHAILNRMLEPVATLIGKDWQPAGRRGV, from the coding sequence ATGGCACTGACATTGACCAACTTTTGTTCCGTTGCGATGCCTCAAGCGCAGGCAATCTATGTCGGTGACGATGGGCGGTTGTTGGACGGACCCGCACATGGTGCGCAGGCAATCGATTGTGGCGGACAGTTCCTGTCTCCGGGTTGGTGCGATCTACATGTGCATGTCTGGCATGGCGGCACCGACATCTCGGTCCGCGCCGAACAGGCCGGTCGCGCCTACGGCGTAACAGCGATGGCGGATGCCGGATCGGCTGGCGAGGCTAATTTCCTCGGTTTGCGCGAGTACATTATCGACCCGGCCGCTGAAACCATTCGGGCTTTCCTCAATATCGGGTCTATCGGGCTTGTTGCCTGCAACCGTGTGTCAGAGTTGATCGATATGCGCTCAATCGATGTGGATCGGACCCTTGCAGTGATCGAAGCCAATCGAGACGTGATCTGCGGTGTGAAGGTACGCGCATCTGGTGTCATCGTAGGGGCTTGGGGTATCACGCCTGCCAAGATTGCCAAGCGCATCGCCGAAATGAGCAATCTGCCGCTGATGGTCCATGTGGGCGAGCCACCGCCCCTCATTGATGAGATCTTCGATATCCTGACCCCGGGTGACATCGTCACCCATTGCTTCAACGGCAAGAAGGCGGGGTCAATTCGCGATACGGCCGCCATTTTCCAGCAGGCTCTTCGCCTGTCGGACCAGGGCGTACGGATGGATATCGGCCATGGGCAAGCGTCGTTTTGCTTCGCGACCGCCCGTTCGGCGATTGGCGATGGGTTGAAGCCGTGGTCGATTTCGACCGACCTGCATCTACGAAATATTGATGACGCGGTTAAAGACCTGGCCACCACTGCCTCGAAGCTGATGGCCGTTGGCCTATCGTTCGAGGATACCATCACCGCCATCACCAGCCATCCCCGCGAGACAATGGGCCTTAAACCGGTGCCTGAGGTTGGGCATCGGGCTGATTTCACACTCTTCCGAGTGAACGAAACGGCTCATGATGTGGTCGATAGTCTGGGAAATCACGCCATATTGAACAGGATGCTGGAACCCGTTGCTACCTTGATCGGGAAAGACTGGCAACCCGCCGGCCGGAGGGGGGTATGA
- a CDS encoding IclR family transcriptional regulator produces the protein MEDTPRSRTSGIDRSLQILDSLTETNREMNAYELCKAIGAPQSTVYRLVDELVERGMLTRRSDGQIWLGPRLMRYGLCYRASMDLFAEARREMRRLCEETGETVQLCSRDEGMMTVIAMVEGEGHFRVTSDVGTRVPLNWTASGRLLLGHLEEGERIAAFARSARSSPTGRAETDPLVLARQSSEDFQRRLAIQMGQSEYAVACIAAPIRDEQGACAATISIVLADSQADARADELATAVKNAARRIELSIGFDQPS, from the coding sequence ATGGAAGACACACCGCGTTCCCGCACAAGCGGAATCGATCGCAGCCTGCAAATTCTTGATTCACTCACGGAAACAAATCGTGAGATGAACGCCTACGAGCTTTGCAAGGCAATTGGTGCGCCGCAATCGACTGTGTACCGTCTGGTCGATGAACTTGTGGAACGAGGAATGTTGACCCGTAGAAGCGACGGCCAGATCTGGCTCGGGCCTCGGCTTATGCGCTATGGTCTTTGCTACCGTGCCTCGATGGATCTGTTTGCGGAAGCCCGTCGTGAGATGCGCCGGCTTTGTGAGGAAACGGGCGAAACGGTGCAACTGTGTTCGCGCGACGAAGGTATGATGACTGTGATTGCAATGGTGGAAGGCGAAGGGCACTTCCGCGTGACGTCGGACGTGGGGACTCGGGTCCCGCTGAACTGGACAGCATCGGGCCGCCTTCTGCTTGGGCATCTCGAAGAAGGCGAGCGTATCGCAGCTTTTGCAAGGTCGGCGCGGTCATCACCAACGGGTAGAGCTGAAACCGATCCGCTGGTTCTTGCCCGGCAGTCGTCAGAGGACTTTCAGCGCAGACTTGCCATCCAGATGGGGCAATCCGAATATGCGGTTGCTTGCATAGCCGCTCCTATCCGCGATGAGCAAGGAGCTTGCGCCGCTACCATCTCGATTGTCTTGGCGGATAGTCAAGCTGATGCTCGTGCGGATGAACTCGCGACAGCGGTCAAGAATGCTGCGCGTCGCATTGAACTTTCGATTGGCTTTGACCAACCGTCTTGA